The Penicillium oxalicum strain HP7-1 chromosome VI, whole genome shotgun sequence genome window below encodes:
- a CDS encoding Glucose-6-phosphate isomerase has protein sequence MPAFAQASDLNAWKELQEHHTTVGRNIVLKEYFQKDPKRFEKFSYTFTNTVDNKDILFDFSKNFLTEETLSLLVKLAKEAGVEELRDAMFRGDHINFTEDRAVYHAALRNTSNEPMQVDGKSVVEDVNSVLEHMKEFSEQVRSGEWKGYTGKKINTIINIGIGGSDLGPVMVTEALKPYGHPDLKLHFVSNIDGTHIAEALKDSDPETTLFLIASKTFTTAETTTNANTAKSWFLKTAKDEAHIAKHFVALSTNEPEVTKFGIDSKNMFGFESWVGGRYSVWSAIGLSVALYIGYDNFHQFLAGAHAMDKHFRETPLEKNIPAIGGLLSVWYSDFFGAQTHLVAPFDQYLHRFPAYLQQLSMESNGKAITRSGEYVKYTTGPILFGEPATNAQHSFFQLLHQGTKLIPADFLMAAESHNPVEGGKHQRMLASNFLAQSEALMVGKTPEQVKAEGAPENLVPHKTFLGNRPTTSILAQKITPATLGALITYYEHLTFTEGAVWNINSFDQWGVELGKVLAKKIQQELETAGEGNDHDSSTSGLLMAFKSRANLS, from the exons ATGCCTGCTTTCGCGCAAGCCTCCGATCTCAATGCCTGGAAGGAGCTCCAGGAGCACCACACTACCGTGGGTCGCAACATTGTCCTGAAGGAGTACTTCCAGAAGGACCCCAAGCGCTTTGAGAAGTTCAGCTACACCTTCACCAACACCGTCGACAACAAGGATATCCTGTTCGACTTCTCCAAGAACTTCCTCACCGAGGAGACTCTGTCTCTGCTCGTTAagctggccaaggaggccgGTGTGGAGGAGCTCCGCGATGCCATGTTCCGTGGTGACCACATCAACTTCACCGAGGACCGTGCTGTGTACCACGCTGCCCTGCGCAACACCTCCAACGAGCCCATGCAAGTCGACGGCAAGAGCGTTGTTGAGGATGTCAACTCGGTCCTGGAACACATGAAGGAGTTCTCGGAGCAGGTGCGCAGTGGTGAGTGGAAGGGTTACActggcaagaagatcaacaccatcatcaacattGGTATTGGCGGTTCTGATCT TGGTCCCGTCATGGTCACCGAGGCCCTCAAGCCTTACGGCCACCCCGACCTGAAGCTCCACTTCGTCTCTAACATTGACGGCACTCACATTGCGGAGGCCCTCAAGGACTCTGACCCCGAGACgactctcttcctcatcgcctCCAAGACCTTCACCACTGCGGAAACCACCACCAATGCCAACACTGCCAAGAGCTGGTTCCTGAAGACCGCCAAGGACGAAGCTCACATTGCCAAGCACTTCGTGGCCCTCTCCACCAACGAGCCCGAGGTCACCAAGTTCGGTATCGACAGCAAGAACATGTTCGGCTTTGAGTCCTGGGTTGGGGGTCGCTACTCCGTCTGGAGTGCCATTGGTCTCTCCGTGGCCCTGTACATTGGTTACGACAACTTCCACCAGTTCCTCGCTGGTGCTCACGCCATGGACAAGCACTTCCGCGAAACTCCTCTGGAAAAGAACATCCCCGCGATTGGCGGTCTGCTGAGTGTCTGGTATAGCGACTTCTTCGGAGCTCAGACTCATCTCGTTGCTCCTTTCGACCAGTACCTGCACCGCTTCCCCGCTTACCTGCAGCAGCTGTCCATGGAGAGCAACGGTAAGGCGATCACCCGCTCTGGTGAGTACGTCAAGTACACCACTGGGCCCATTCTGTTCGGTGAGCCCGCCACCAATGCCCAACACAgcttcttccagctgctGCACCAGGGCACCAAGCTCATTCCTGCCGACTTCTTGATGGCCGCCGAGTCCCACAACCCCGTCGAGGGTGGCAAGCACCAGCGCATGCTCGCCTCCAACTTCCTCGCCCAGTCCGAGGCTCTCATGGTCGGAAAGACCCCGGAGCAGGTCAAGGCCGAGGGTGCTCCTGAGAACCTGGTTCCTCACAAGACCTTCCTGGGCAACCGCCCCACCACCTCGATTCTCGCCCAGAAGATCACCCCTGCCACCCTTGGTGCACTGATCACCTACTACGAGCATCTTACCTTCACTGAGGGTGCCGTCTGGAACATCAACTCCTTCGACCAGTGGGGTGTCGAGCTGGGCAAGGTTCTCGCCAAGAAGATCCAGCAGGAGCTGGAGACTGCCGGCGAGGGCAATGACCACGACAGCTCTACCAGCGGTCTGCTGATGGCCTTCAAGTCTCGGGCCAACCTGTCCTGA
- a CDS encoding L-galactonate dehydratase has translation MVKITGFTTRDVRFPTSLDKTGSDAMNAAGDYSAAYCIIHTDSDFKGHGMTFTIGRGNEIVCAAIALLAPLIEGKDLDELTADWGKTWRYLVSDSQLRWIGPEKGVIHLALGAVVNALWDLWAKTLGKPVWRIVADMTPEEFVRCIDFRYITDAITPEEALSMLKEIEAGKQDRIKEAEASQAVPAYTTSAGWLGYSEEKLKKLLEESVAQGYRHFKLKVGANVEDDKRRLKIAREAIGYDKGNILMVDANQVWSVPEAITWMQELAEFKPWFIEEPTSPDDILGHAAIRKALSNTPHGAIGVATGEMCQNRVIFKQLLQAGALTVLQPDACRVGGVNEVLAILLLARKFNVPIVPHSGGVGLPEYTQHLSTIDYVVVSGKKSVLEYVDHLHEHFVHPSSVKDGYYVTPMEPGYSVEMKPESMDEFSFPGEEARNNLERTVTIHIMNAQCLRAVPPVRQSASLALRQLPHRELTRLYATQTGPRPKRRNITVLSDDGRYEWGELSGREKVSRATQQSINFVVVLAGAVLTGGVFYLFWTDVVSPNSRTWQYEKAVERVKEDPRCIQLLGDRREIRAFGETTNSRWARNRPVASTVEKDRLGREHLRMNFNVEGPLNSGVVFVHLMKPLDKDEWEYQLLALDVKGHSRIILEKAAEKPSVASSLKLFGIQWR, from the exons ATGGTCAAAATCACTGGGTTCACCACGCGGGACGTGAGGTTTCCG ACCTCCCTCGATAAGACCGGCTCTGATGCCATGAACGCTGCCGGCGACTACTCCGCCGCGTACTGCATCATTCACACAGATTCTGACTTCAAGGGTCATGGCATG ACCTTCACCATCGGCCGTGGTAACGAGATTGTTTGCGCCGCCATTGCTCTCCTGGCTCCTCTCATCGAGGGTAAAGACTTGGATGAGCTCACTGCGGACTGGGGTAAGACTTGGCGCTACCTGGTCTCCGACAGTCAATTACGTTGGATCGGACCCGAGAAAGGTGTCATTCACTTGGCTCTCGGGGCTGTGGTCAACGCTCTGTGGGACCTGTGGGCCAAGACCCTGGGCAAGCCAGTATGGCGCATTGTCGCGGACATGACTCCCGAGGAGTTTGTGCGCTGCATTGACTTCCGCTATATCACCGACGCCATCACTCCTGAGGAAGCCCTGTCCATGttgaaggagatcgaggCGGGCAAGCAGGATCGGATCAAGGAGGCTGAGGCGAGTCAGGCGGTGCCTGCGTATACCACCAGTGCCGGCTGGTTGGGCTAcagcgaggagaagctgaagaagtTGCTTGAGGAGAGCGTTGCTCAAGGGTACAGACACTTCAAGCTGAAGGTGGGAGCAAACGTGGAGGATGATAAGCGTCGTCTCAAGATTGCCCGCGAGGCTATCGGGTATGACAAGGGCAACATTTTGATGGTGGATGCCAACCAG GTCTGGTCTGTCCCCGAGGCTATCACTTGGATGCAGGAGCTTGCTGAATTCAAGCCTTGGTTCATCGAGGAGCCCACCTCTCCCGACGACATTCTCGGCCACGCCGCCATCCGCAAAGCCCTCTCCAACACTCCCCACGGCGCGATCGGTGTCGCTACCGGAGAGATGTGCCAAAACCGTGTGATTTTCAAGCAACTCCTCCAAGCCGGTGCTCTCACCGTCCTCCAGCCCGATGCCTGCCGTGTTGGCGGTGTCAACGAAGTTCTTGCCATCCTCTTGCTGGCCCGCAAGTTTAACGTCCCCATTGTGCCTCACTCTGGAGGCGTCGGTCTTCCTGAGTACACGCAACACCTGAGCACGATTGACTACGTCGTAGTCTCGGGCAAGAAGAGTGTCTTGGAGTACGTGGACCACTTGCACGAGCACTTTGTCCACCCTTCAAGCGTCAAGGACGGGTACTACGTCACCCCTATGGAGCCCGGATACAGCGTGGAGATGAAGCCTGAAAGTATGGATGAGTTCTCCTTCCCCGGTGAGGAGG CGAGGAACAACCTTGAACGGACAGTCACAATCCACATTATGAACGCACAGTGTCTACGAGCTGTACCTCCAGTACGGCAAAGCGCATCATTAGCTTTGCGCCAGCTCCCACACCGAGAGCTCACTCGACTTTACGCGACACAAACCGGTCCACGCCCGAAGCGCCGGAATATCACGGTCTTGTCCGACGATGGTCGATACGAGTGGGGTGAGCTGAGCGGGCGAGAGAAGGTGTCGCGCGCGACGCAGCAGTCGATCAATTTTGTTGTGGTGCTGGCTGGTGCTGTTTTGACG GGCGGAGTATTCTATCTTTTCTGGACAGATGTCGTTTCCCCGAACAGTCGAACGTGGCAATACGAGAAAGCCGTGGAGCGCGTAAAAGAAGACCCGCGATGCATACAGCTCTTGGGCGATCGGAGAGAGATTAGAGCATTTGGCGAAACCACGAACAGTCGCTGGGCGCGGAATAGGCCGGTTGC TTCCACGGTGGAAAAGGACCGACTCGGCCGGGAGCATCTTCGGATGAATTTTAAT GTCGAGGGCCCTTTGAACTCCGGTGTCGTCTTTGTGCATCTCATGAAGCCCTTGGACAAGGATGAGTGGGAATAccagcttcttgccctcgaTGTGAAGGGTCACTCTCGTATCATTCTGGAAAAGGCCGCAGAAAAACCCAGTGTGGCTAGCTCATTGAAGCTTTTCGGGATCCAGTGGCGTTGA